A genomic window from Candidatus Denitrolinea symbiosum includes:
- a CDS encoding aspartate--tRNA ligase has protein sequence MYRTHTCGELRASHAGQTVTLAGWVHRRRDHGGVVFIDLRDRYGLTQVVFNPDLSQEALDLLSDVRAEWVLQVTGLARPRPEGMTNPNMPTGEIEVVAQKVEALNAAKPTPLLVNRDSDENEDLRLKYRYIDLRRERMTRNLVLRHRVVKFMRDFMDQRGFIEVETPILFKATPEGARDYLVPSRIHAGMFYALPQSPQQLKQLLMIAGQDRYFQIARCFRDEDLRGDRQPEFSQLDLEMSFVQRDDVLALVEELYTALIPAVAPHKKLLSTPWPKFSYREVVEKYGTDKPDLRFGMELTDVSDIFAKSEFKVFRSALEAGGVVKCIVAPGRAGLSRKEVDALTEAAKTLGAKGLATLAATAEGPKGTAAKFVTPEEADAVASRVGAKVGDLILFAADARAVVNKVLGGLRLVLRDQLDLADKDVMAFAWVVDFPMFAWNEEEQKWDTEHHPFTMPQVEDLSKFESDPASILSDAYDMVCNGYEMASGSIRIHRRDIQFKVFQLLGLSDEQIQSKFGHMLEAFEYGAPPHGGMAPGIDRLIMLLADEPNIREVIAFPKNQNGRDVMADAPSEVEPKQLKELHIEVRE, from the coding sequence ATGTATCGAACTCACACTTGCGGCGAATTGCGCGCCAGCCACGCCGGTCAGACCGTCACGCTGGCGGGATGGGTACACCGTCGGCGCGACCACGGCGGCGTGGTCTTCATTGACCTGCGCGACCGCTATGGCTTGACGCAAGTCGTCTTCAATCCCGACCTGTCGCAGGAGGCGCTCGACCTCCTGTCGGACGTGCGCGCCGAGTGGGTGCTGCAGGTCACGGGGCTGGCGCGTCCGCGTCCCGAGGGCATGACCAATCCCAACATGCCGACCGGGGAGATCGAGGTCGTCGCGCAGAAGGTGGAAGCGCTCAACGCGGCCAAGCCGACTCCCCTCCTCGTCAACCGCGACAGCGACGAAAACGAAGACCTGCGCCTGAAGTACCGTTACATTGACCTGCGCCGCGAACGCATGACCCGCAACCTGGTCCTGCGTCACCGCGTGGTGAAGTTCATGCGCGACTTCATGGATCAGCGCGGCTTCATCGAAGTCGAGACGCCGATCCTGTTCAAAGCCACGCCCGAGGGGGCGCGCGACTATCTCGTGCCGTCGCGCATCCACGCGGGGATGTTCTACGCCCTGCCCCAATCGCCGCAGCAGCTTAAGCAGTTGCTGATGATCGCGGGACAGGACCGCTACTTCCAGATCGCGCGTTGTTTCCGCGATGAAGACCTGCGCGGCGACCGCCAGCCCGAATTCTCGCAACTCGACCTCGAGATGTCCTTCGTCCAACGCGACGACGTGCTGGCGCTGGTGGAGGAACTCTACACCGCGCTGATCCCCGCCGTCGCGCCGCACAAAAAACTCCTGTCCACGCCCTGGCCGAAGTTTTCCTACCGCGAGGTCGTTGAGAAATACGGCACGGACAAGCCCGACCTGCGCTTCGGGATGGAACTGACCGACGTGAGCGACATCTTCGCAAAGAGCGAGTTCAAAGTGTTCCGCTCCGCGCTGGAGGCGGGAGGCGTCGTCAAGTGCATCGTCGCGCCGGGGCGCGCGGGACTGTCTCGCAAGGAAGTGGACGCGCTGACGGAGGCCGCGAAAACGCTCGGGGCGAAGGGACTCGCCACGTTGGCCGCGACCGCCGAAGGTCCGAAGGGAACCGCCGCGAAGTTCGTCACGCCCGAGGAGGCCGACGCGGTCGCGTCGCGCGTCGGCGCGAAAGTCGGGGACTTGATCCTGTTCGCGGCGGACGCGCGCGCGGTCGTCAACAAAGTTTTGGGCGGGCTGCGTCTCGTCCTGCGCGATCAGTTGGACCTCGCCGACAAAGACGTGATGGCTTTCGCCTGGGTGGTGGACTTCCCGATGTTCGCGTGGAACGAAGAGGAGCAGAAATGGGACACCGAACATCACCCGTTCACCATGCCGCAGGTGGAGGACCTGTCGAAGTTCGAGAGCGACCCCGCTTCGATTTTGTCGGACGCGTACGACATGGTCTGCAACGGCTACGAGATGGCGTCGGGCTCGATCCGCATCCATCGGCGCGACATTCAGTTTAAGGTCTTCCAACTTTTGGGCTTGAGCGACGAGCAGATCCAGAGTAAATTTGGACACATGCTCGAAGCGTTCGAGTACGGCGCGCCCCCGCACGGCGGGATGGCTCCCGGCATTGACCGTCTCATCATGCTGCTGGCGGACGAACCCAACATCCGCGAGGTGATCGCCTTCCCGAAGAACCAGAACGGCCGCGACGTGATGGCCGACGCGCCGTCGGAAGTCGAGCCGAAGCAGTTGAAGGAATTGCACATTGAGGTTAGAGAGTAG
- a CDS encoding formate dehydrogenase subunit alpha, whose translation MINLKINDTVLDVKEGTTILNAAASVGIIIPTLCYHKDLSPFGGCRFCAVEVSGARLPMTACNTPVAPQMRVLTDSPTVIRYRRAILRMLLANYYDAGYKRHNEKFVIDEDNELIRFAKQYDVDVASAMAKHPRYLVDSDPNPFVWVDRNKCIQCLRCVRACAEIQGRFVWSQSYRGYKARIVAGDDSTMLASRCESCGACVVYCPTGALDNKMSVHKGRADKLVRTTCTYCGVGCQLDLNVKDGKVIRVTSNRDDDSFNGMHLCVKGRYGYEFIHHPRRHAKPRVREYLLKNEPRPAERGKFVDVDWDTALDIAAKKLKQLRDGGAQIGTLASGRLLNEESYLVSKFARQALGTNNVDIASNLYSRNEADGLLDSLGLPAMSNSFDDVAADAQAFFVIGSNLTEQHPVFGARIRQNVLRRRVKMVVASPDFFNIEEYAALSLRHQRGAEAALVNGLMHIILEKGWENKDALRKYPNGFKEAKAMIDGYAPTRVSELTGVPADQLYAAAEILASNRPAAVLWGMGVSDPEATRALANLQLLLGNLDVAGGGVNPLRAQNNSQGASDMGCAPGFLPGYQPVSDANARGRFEAAWGSPIRAEAGMNALRMVEAAGEGRVRALYIVGEDILNTSPEAAEFRADLEVCEFVVLQEMAASETTRYADVILPDVSFAEKTGTFTSAERRLQMVRQAIEPIGEARPDWQILAGLGGRLASGWGYATPAQIMDEIAALTPIYAGVSHDRLQRGERLQWPVESKAHNGAPILPIGSFGEVSWAVG comes from the coding sequence ATGATCAACCTGAAAATCAACGACACCGTCCTCGATGTTAAAGAAGGCACGACCATTCTGAACGCGGCCGCATCCGTTGGAATAATCATCCCGACGCTGTGCTATCACAAGGACCTGAGTCCCTTCGGCGGCTGCCGCTTCTGCGCGGTGGAAGTGAGCGGGGCGCGCCTGCCGATGACGGCTTGCAACACGCCCGTCGCGCCGCAAATGCGCGTCCTGACCGACTCCCCCACCGTCATCCGTTACCGCCGCGCCATTTTGCGGATGCTGCTCGCCAACTACTACGACGCGGGCTACAAGCGCCACAACGAAAAATTCGTCATTGACGAGGACAACGAACTCATCCGCTTTGCGAAACAATACGACGTGGACGTCGCCAGCGCGATGGCGAAACATCCGCGCTATCTCGTGGACAGCGACCCGAATCCCTTCGTGTGGGTGGACCGCAACAAGTGCATCCAGTGCCTGCGCTGCGTGCGCGCCTGCGCCGAGATCCAGGGACGCTTCGTCTGGTCGCAATCGTATCGCGGCTACAAGGCGCGCATCGTGGCGGGCGACGACTCGACCATGCTGGCCTCGCGCTGCGAATCGTGCGGCGCGTGCGTGGTCTACTGTCCGACCGGCGCGCTCGACAACAAGATGTCCGTCCACAAAGGCCGCGCGGACAAACTCGTCCGCACGACCTGCACCTATTGCGGCGTCGGCTGTCAACTGGACTTGAACGTGAAAGACGGCAAGGTCATCCGCGTCACGTCCAACCGCGACGACGATTCGTTCAACGGTATGCATCTTTGCGTCAAGGGACGCTACGGCTACGAGTTCATCCATCATCCGCGCCGCCACGCCAAACCGCGCGTGCGCGAATATCTTTTGAAGAACGAACCGCGTCCCGCGGAGCGCGGCAAATTCGTGGACGTGGACTGGGATACCGCGCTCGACATCGCGGCGAAAAAACTTAAACAACTCCGCGACGGCGGCGCGCAGATCGGGACGCTCGCTTCGGGCCGCCTGCTCAACGAGGAAAGTTACCTCGTGAGCAAATTTGCCCGCCAGGCCCTCGGCACAAACAATGTGGACATCGCGTCGAATCTCTACTCGCGCAACGAAGCCGACGGCCTGCTCGACTCGCTCGGTCTGCCCGCCATGTCCAACTCGTTCGACGACGTCGCCGCGGACGCGCAAGCCTTCTTTGTCATCGGCTCGAATCTCACCGAGCAGCATCCCGTCTTCGGGGCGCGCATCCGCCAGAACGTCCTCCGCCGCCGCGTCAAGATGGTTGTCGCCAGTCCCGATTTCTTTAACATTGAAGAATACGCCGCGCTCTCGCTTCGTCACCAGCGCGGCGCCGAAGCCGCGCTGGTCAACGGGCTGATGCACATCATCCTCGAAAAAGGATGGGAGAACAAGGACGCGCTCAGGAAATATCCAAATGGATTTAAGGAAGCCAAAGCGATGATTGACGGCTACGCCCCGACGCGCGTCTCCGAACTGACGGGCGTCCCCGCCGATCAACTTTACGCGGCCGCCGAAATCCTCGCTTCGAACCGCCCCGCGGCGGTCCTCTGGGGAATGGGCGTTTCCGACCCCGAGGCGACTCGCGCCCTCGCCAACCTGCAACTCCTGCTTGGCAATCTCGACGTGGCGGGCGGCGGAGTCAACCCGCTGCGGGCGCAGAACAACTCGCAGGGCGCCAGCGACATGGGCTGCGCGCCAGGATTCCTGCCAGGCTATCAACCCGTCAGCGACGCGAACGCGCGGGGACGGTTCGAGGCCGCCTGGGGGAGTCCGATCCGTGCCGAGGCGGGGATGAACGCGCTGCGGATGGTCGAAGCCGCGGGCGAGGGAAGAGTCCGCGCGCTGTACATCGTCGGCGAGGATATTTTAAACACCTCGCCCGAAGCCGCCGAATTCCGCGCCGACCTGGAAGTCTGCGAGTTCGTCGTCTTGCAGGAAATGGCCGCTTCAGAGACGACCCGCTACGCCGACGTGATTTTGCCCGACGTGAGTTTCGCCGAGAAGACCGGCACGTTCACCAGCGCCGAGCGCCGCTTGCAGATGGTCCGTCAGGCCATCGAGCCGATCGGCGAGGCGAGGCCCGATTGGCAAATCCTCGCCGGGTTGGGAGGCCGACTCGCTTCGGGTTGGGGCTACGCCACCCCCGCGCAGATCATGGACGAGATCGCCGCGCTGACGCCGATCTACGCGGGCGTCTCGCACGACCGCTTGCAGCGCGGCGAACGCCTGCAATGGCCGGTCGAGTCGAAGGCGCACAACGGCGCGCCGATCCTGCCGATCGGGTCGTTTGGCGAGGTCAGTTGGGCGGTGGGATGA